One window from the genome of Myxococcales bacterium encodes:
- the pyrF gene encoding orotidine-5'-phosphate decarboxylase, translating to MPVAERLIVALDVPDAATALAFAAQLGRDVRWLKVGLELFCAEGPALVSKLADAGYKIMLDLKLHDIPQTVASATERCAVLGASLLTVHASGGAAMLQAAAKAAAPSGLGILAVTVLTSLDASDVAADGNRLSPADLVLARAQLACAAACAGVVSSPHEAAALRSALGPQALIVTPGIRPAGSDVGDQKRVATPAAAIASGVSMIVVGRPIRDAASPAEMARQILREMETAS from the coding sequence TTGCCCGTTGCCGAGCGCCTCATCGTTGCGCTCGACGTCCCCGATGCCGCTACCGCGCTGGCGTTTGCGGCGCAGCTTGGCCGCGACGTTCGCTGGCTGAAAGTTGGACTTGAGCTGTTTTGCGCCGAAGGCCCGGCGCTGGTCAGCAAGTTGGCCGATGCAGGCTATAAGATCATGCTCGATCTCAAGCTGCACGATATTCCGCAGACGGTGGCCAGCGCCACCGAGCGTTGCGCCGTCTTGGGTGCGAGCCTGCTCACCGTGCATGCCTCGGGCGGCGCGGCGATGTTGCAGGCGGCGGCGAAGGCCGCGGCGCCAAGCGGCTTGGGGATTCTCGCGGTCACCGTGCTGACCTCGCTCGATGCCAGCGACGTCGCCGCCGATGGCAATCGCCTATCGCCCGCCGACTTGGTGCTGGCGCGGGCGCAGCTTGCCTGTGCTGCGGCCTGCGCCGGCGTGGTGTCGTCGCCGCATGAGGCTGCGGCGCTGCGCTCGGCGCTTGGCCCACAGGCGCTGATCGTGACGCCAGGCATCCGCCCGGCAGGCAGCGACGTCGGCGATCAAAAACGAGTCGCGACGCCGGCGGCGGCCATCGCCAGCGGCGTTTCCATGATCGTGGTAGGCCGACCGATTCGCGATGCGGCGAGCCCCGCCGAGATGGCGCGCCAAATCTTGCGCGAGATGGAGACGGCGTCATGA
- the rlmB gene encoding 23S rRNA (guanosine(2251)-2'-O)-methyltransferase RlmB: MYGVGPVRELLAAKPDAVRRLYIEPRRGDQASDDVGQLLIKARELGLSTEMADKAMLTAIAGEFALHQGVIAVVAPFVFAELADIMARAADRGEALLVVVLDQVQDPHNVGAIIRTAYLMGAHGVVVPVHRQSSITATVTKASAGATELLPIAQVTNVVRALEEFKAAGAWVIGLDAPAPMSLHQIDGTLPLVLVAGAEGDGIRPLVAKQCDFIVELPMHAAGVGSYNVSVATAMALYEIVRGRRG; this comes from the coding sequence ATCTACGGCGTCGGACCCGTGCGCGAATTGCTCGCAGCGAAACCCGACGCCGTGCGCCGCCTTTATATTGAACCGCGCCGCGGCGATCAGGCCAGCGACGACGTCGGCCAGCTCCTGATAAAGGCACGCGAGCTTGGCCTGTCCACAGAAATGGCGGATAAAGCGATGCTGACGGCGATTGCCGGCGAATTTGCGTTGCACCAAGGCGTCATCGCGGTGGTGGCGCCGTTTGTCTTTGCCGAGCTCGCCGACATCATGGCGCGCGCGGCCGATCGCGGCGAGGCGCTGCTGGTGGTGGTGCTCGACCAGGTGCAAGACCCGCACAACGTCGGCGCGATTATTCGCACGGCGTATCTCATGGGCGCGCACGGCGTGGTGGTGCCGGTGCATCGCCAAAGCAGCATTACCGCCACCGTCACCAAGGCCTCGGCCGGTGCTACCGAGCTGCTGCCGATTGCCCAAGTCACCAACGTCGTGCGCGCGCTCGAAGAGTTCAAGGCCGCCGGCGCGTGGGTCATCGGCCTTGATGCCCCCGCGCCGATGTCGCTACATCAAATCGATGGCACGCTGCCGCTGGTGCTCGTCGCCGGCGCCGAGGGCGATGGTATCCGCCCGCTAGTTGCCAAGCAATGTGATTTCATCGTCGAGCTGCCGATGCACGCCGCCGGCGTCGGCTCCTACAACGTCTCAGTCGCCACCGCGATGGCGCTTTACGAAATCGTCCGCGGCCGCCGTGGCTGA
- a CDS encoding transposase, whose product MKRAGINSRKIGRSRAQLALAVGTPHRKAKDGSRRGGKRPGAGRKPNGTVAMVSHARRPPHKAAHPLHISMKALPDVPNLRQPRLVRVIKNAMRQVHALQRDDASRGAFRIAEFSIQDTHVHILAEAGDKRAMVRGMSSLSIRIALSIKRVLGRDDKVWCDRYYARRLTMPKEVRNALVYVLLNSIKHKPDRLAAGRRQTSTQVLVDARCTSAPWFRGFSPTCEASWWDAGTSTEPEPPVAAATTWLLTTGWRRHGLIDPQRDGPRS is encoded by the coding sequence ATGAAGCGCGCCGGTATCAATTCTCGCAAAATCGGCAGGTCGCGGGCTCAGCTCGCGCTGGCCGTTGGCACGCCTCATCGCAAGGCGAAAGATGGATCGCGCCGCGGGGGAAAGCGCCCGGGCGCGGGTCGCAAGCCTAACGGCACCGTCGCAATGGTCTCGCACGCGCGGCGTCCCCCTCACAAGGCGGCGCATCCACTGCACATTTCGATGAAGGCTCTGCCAGATGTTCCGAACTTACGGCAGCCGCGCCTCGTTCGCGTCATCAAGAACGCGATGCGCCAGGTTCATGCCTTACAGCGGGACGACGCCAGCCGCGGCGCATTTCGCATCGCCGAATTTTCGATCCAAGACACGCATGTTCACATACTTGCCGAAGCCGGCGATAAGCGCGCGATGGTCCGCGGAATGTCGAGTCTCTCGATTCGCATCGCCCTTTCCATCAAGCGCGTGCTGGGTCGCGACGACAAGGTGTGGTGCGACCGCTACTATGCCCGGCGTCTCACGATGCCTAAAGAAGTCCGCAACGCGTTAGTTTACGTGCTGCTTAACAGCATCAAGCACAAGCCGGACCGCCTAGCGGCAGGACGCAGGCAAACGAGCACGCAGGTGCTGGTCGATGCGCGCTGCACGTCGGCTCCGTGGTTTCGGGGCTTCTCGCCGACATGCGAGGCGAGTTGGTGGGATGCGGGGACGTCGACGGAGCCTGAACCCCCCGTTGCGGCTGCCACCACCTGGCTTTTAACCACAGGGTGGCGTAGGCATGGTCTCATCGATCCGCAGCGTGATGGGCCGCGAAGCTAG